The Ruminococcus bovis genome includes a region encoding these proteins:
- a CDS encoding right-handed parallel beta-helix repeat-containing protein — MNIFKKFIPLCLCLSMICTLFGFQTVEGATAYDETISNGSFADFQQALLNAKDKGTANHIYKIHITKDLRINQSVGIYSNTMIVVDKNVKIIRNLPAGDGGTTFRVGKPGSSASGYYYKNITIQGGIWDGNVRSKDTGFCTFKVNHSQNVKFLNMTIQNDLEGHMIEAGAVNGLTISRVNFKNHKCYFKAHKNKNDYYEHEEALQLDVNLYETTAIGNYDKYQNKNVTVDRCNFTNLGRGIGSHNSIDGCYFTNMKFTNNTFKNIKSYAIGAINYRNSRIQNNKILNCGSGILFVNSKPNYTGYTGTYVVNNWNLKVNSSKDNSIISGNTITINSPKSKDSRALYINGNKISKPAIYKKGLNSANRLSGYQGYLKGDHRINGLTITKNNITVKNMTAVFYTGIRNSTFSNNNITFNGNQKSDYYGLTMDSVPDQLNENVTVSGNKIKNFNSGILCKNSKKVTFKNTTVYNSYKQHIYLESVNVTFDGCSLDKAKTKHGIASKNSTITLKNTNITNAKEFGLYSYNCSGKVTGGKIANCGKYGIGAYKKGISYSKVKFSNNGANGKCNYYRG, encoded by the coding sequence ATGAACATATTTAAGAAGTTTATACCGTTGTGCTTATGTTTATCAATGATATGTACTTTATTTGGCTTTCAAACTGTAGAAGGTGCTACTGCATATGATGAAACAATTTCTAACGGTAGTTTTGCAGACTTTCAACAAGCATTGCTAAATGCAAAAGACAAAGGCACTGCTAATCATATTTATAAAATACATATTACAAAGGATTTAAGAATTAATCAATCTGTAGGCATTTATTCAAACACTATGATTGTTGTTGATAAAAATGTAAAAATTATTCGTAATTTACCTGCAGGTGATGGTGGTACAACATTCAGAGTAGGTAAACCGGGTTCTTCTGCTTCAGGATATTATTATAAGAATATTACAATTCAAGGTGGTATTTGGGATGGTAATGTTAGAAGTAAAGATACAGGTTTCTGTACATTTAAAGTAAATCATTCTCAGAATGTTAAGTTCCTTAATATGACAATTCAAAACGACCTTGAAGGTCATATGATTGAGGCAGGTGCTGTTAATGGCTTAACAATTTCTAGGGTGAATTTCAAGAATCATAAGTGCTACTTTAAGGCTCATAAAAATAAGAATGATTACTATGAGCATGAAGAAGCTTTACAACTTGATGTAAATCTATATGAAACAACTGCTATCGGTAATTATGATAAATACCAAAACAAAAATGTAACTGTTGATAGATGTAATTTTACAAACCTAGGCAGAGGCATTGGTTCTCATAATAGTATTGATGGTTGTTATTTCACAAATATGAAGTTTACAAACAATACCTTCAAGAATATTAAGAGTTATGCTATCGGTGCTATTAATTATAGAAATAGCAGAATTCAGAATAATAAAATTCTAAACTGTGGTTCAGGTATTTTGTTTGTAAATTCTAAGCCTAATTATACAGGCTATACCGGTACATATGTTGTAAACAACTGGAATTTAAAGGTTAATTCTTCTAAGGATAATTCCATTATTTCAGGTAATACAATTACAATTAATAGCCCAAAATCTAAAGATAGCAGAGCTTTGTACATTAACGGTAACAAAATTTCAAAACCTGCGATTTATAAAAAAGGTCTTAACTCAGCTAACAGACTATCCGGTTATCAAGGCTATCTAAAGGGTGACCACAGAATTAATGGCTTAACAATTACTAAAAATAACATTACTGTTAAGAATATGACTGCTGTCTTTTATACAGGCATCAGAAACTCAACATTCTCTAACAATAATATTACATTTAACGGCAATCAAAAATCAGATTACTATGGCTTAACAATGGATAGTGTTCCGGATCAGCTAAATGAAAATGTAACTGTTAGTGGCAACAAAATCAAGAATTTTAACAGTGGTATCCTATGTAAGAATAGCAAGAAAGTAACTTTCAAAAATACTACTGTTTATAATTCATATAAGCAACATATTTATCTTGAAAGTGTCAATGTTACATTTGACGGTTGTTCACTTGATAAAGCAAAAACTAAGCATGGTATTGCAAGTAAGAACAGTACCATTACTTTGAAAAATACTAATATTACTAATGCAAAAGAATTTGGTCTTTATTCTTACAACTGTTCCGGTAAAGTAACAGGTGGTAAGATTGCAAATTGTGGTAAGTACGGTATCGGTGCATACAAGAAAGGTATTTCCTATAGCAAGGTTAAGTTCTCCAATAACGGTGCAAACGGTAAATGTAATTATTACAGAGGCTAA
- a CDS encoding DUF1292 domain-containing protein: protein MEKNVIFTLEDDLGNETEFELLDVINYKNDEYAVLIENVEDVEDLTILKIDSYDDQEEVYTGIDDDDLVQKIFDIFKKNHPDEFDYK, encoded by the coding sequence ATGGAAAAGAATGTAATTTTCACTTTAGAAGACGATTTAGGCAATGAAACTGAGTTTGAATTGCTTGATGTTATTAACTATAAAAATGATGAATATGCTGTTTTAATTGAGAATGTTGAGGATGTTGAGGACTTAACTATTCTTAAGATAGACAGTTATGATGACCAAGAAGAGGTTTATACCGGTATTGATGACGATGATTTGGTACAGAAAATTTTTGATATTTTCAAAAAAAATCATCCGGATGAATTTGATTATAAATAA
- a CDS encoding phosphohexomutase domain-containing protein, whose product MLDNFYKNFKSGTDIRGVASEGVEGQNVNLTDDVVKKMAFGFVLWLEKVADKKASEMTISVGRDSRISGERIANDVIDSFKKAGVKVIYTNLSSTPSMFMTTVDLGCDGAVQITASHHPFNRNGLKFFTPNGGLEASDIEEILQYAQDDKKPEITDNGTVEEMDYMSRYSNHLCDIIKKGVNAEDYDHPLKGFKIVVDAGNGVGGFYADKVLKVLGADTEGSVYLDPDGMFPNHIPNPEDKTAMESISKAVLDSKADLGVIFDTDVDRGGAVDSFGKEINRNRLVALASAIALEDTDGGTIVTDSVTSSGLKDFIENHLGGKHYRYRRGYKNVIDKGIELNNNGEFCPLAIETSGHAAMKENYFLDDGAYLCTKIIIKMAQLAKENKTIDMMLKDLKEPAESKEIRFKITEEDFRGCGEKIIADLEKYAENEPNWIVADDNREGIRVSFDKENGDGWFLLRLSVHDPIMPLNIESDSVDGVEKIYNQFYQFLKTTKGLEY is encoded by the coding sequence ATGCTTGATAATTTTTATAAAAACTTCAAAAGTGGTACAGATATTCGTGGTGTAGCATCTGAGGGTGTTGAAGGTCAAAATGTTAACCTAACTGATGATGTTGTGAAGAAAATGGCTTTTGGCTTTGTACTATGGCTAGAAAAGGTTGCTGACAAAAAGGCAAGTGAAATGACAATTTCAGTTGGTAGAGATAGCCGTATTAGTGGCGAAAGAATTGCAAATGATGTTATAGATAGCTTTAAGAAAGCCGGTGTAAAGGTAATTTACACTAACCTATCATCAACACCATCAATGTTTATGACTACTGTTGACCTTGGTTGTGACGGTGCAGTACAGATTACTGCCTCTCATCATCCATTTAATAGAAACGGTCTAAAGTTCTTTACTCCTAATGGTGGACTTGAAGCCAGTGATATTGAAGAAATTTTACAGTACGCACAGGATGATAAAAAGCCTGAAATTACTGATAACGGTACAGTAGAAGAAATGGACTATATGTCAAGATATAGCAACCACCTATGTGATATTATTAAGAAAGGTGTTAATGCTGAGGACTATGACCACCCTCTAAAGGGCTTTAAAATCGTTGTAGATGCCGGTAATGGTGTTGGTGGATTCTATGCTGATAAGGTACTAAAAGTTCTTGGTGCTGACACAGAAGGCTCTGTTTACCTTGATCCTGACGGAATGTTCCCTAACCATATTCCTAATCCGGAAGATAAAACTGCTATGGAGTCAATATCTAAGGCAGTATTAGATAGCAAAGCTGATTTAGGTGTTATCTTTGATACTGATGTTGACAGAGGTGGTGCAGTAGATAGCTTTGGTAAAGAAATCAACAGAAACAGACTTGTAGCTTTAGCATCAGCTATTGCACTTGAAGATACTGATGGTGGTACAATTGTTACTGACTCAGTAACTTCATCAGGTTTAAAGGACTTTATTGAAAATCATCTTGGTGGTAAGCACTATAGATATAGAAGAGGCTACAAGAATGTTATTGATAAGGGCATTGAACTAAATAACAATGGTGAGTTCTGCCCATTAGCTATTGAAACATCAGGTCATGCTGCTATGAAGGAAAACTATTTCCTTGATGATGGTGCTTATCTATGTACAAAAATTATCATTAAAATGGCTCAACTTGCTAAGGAAAACAAAACAATTGATATGATGCTTAAGGACCTTAAAGAACCTGCAGAAAGCAAGGAAATTCGTTTTAAGATTACTGAAGAAGACTTTAGAGGTTGTGGCGAAAAGATTATTGCCGACCTTGAAAAGTATGCTGAAAATGAACCTAATTGGATTGTTGCAGATGATAACAGAGAAGGTATCAGAGTATCATTTGATAAAGAAAATGGTGACGGTTGGTTCTTATTAAGACTTTCTGTACATGACCCTATTATGCCACTTAACATTGAAAGTGATTCAGTTGATGGTGTAGAGAAAATCTACAATCAGTTCTATCAGTTCCTAAAGACAACTAAAGGACTGGAATATTAA
- the aac(6') gene encoding aminoglycoside 6'-N-acetyltransferase: protein MNIRVAKSSDLDGILPLVQSVWTSVKSSLDLYLQFSDMDSDSSVMFVAEEHNIYIGFASVGLRFEYIEGTKTLPVAYLEGIAVKEEYTSKGVGKALINMCEKWAKEHCCTEFASDCEVDNLASEQFHKAIGFKEVSRNIHFVKPL from the coding sequence ATGAATATTCGTGTAGCAAAATCAAGTGACTTAGACGGAATTTTACCCTTAGTGCAAAGTGTATGGACTTCAGTAAAATCTTCCCTTGACTTGTACTTGCAGTTCTCGGATATGGACAGTGACTCCTCTGTAATGTTTGTTGCAGAGGAGCATAATATTTATATAGGGTTTGCATCAGTTGGGTTAAGATTTGAATATATTGAGGGGACAAAAACTTTACCTGTAGCTTACCTTGAAGGCATTGCAGTAAAGGAAGAATATACTTCAAAAGGTGTAGGAAAGGCACTTATAAATATGTGCGAAAAATGGGCAAAGGAACACTGTTGTACTGAATTTGCCTCAGATTGTGAAGTGGATAATCTAGCTAGTGAACAGTTTCATAAAGCTATTGGCTTTAAAGAAGTCAGCAGAAATATTCATTTTGTAAAACCCTTGTAG
- a CDS encoding helix-turn-helix domain-containing protein, with the protein MNIETANILLQYRKKSGLSQEELASKIGVSRQAVSKWERAEASPDTDNLILLAKVYGVTLDELLTGDPEEILNRNKQDLEDNKTEENTQTDTEKEPENNETDEKSKAKVSFKNGIHVDDGKDKVDISFRNGIHVDSSDGAKVHIDRNGINVVDESGKQKVYTDENGHIYGDKDYKKNGKKNPAMEFPIWLVSVVAFFLFGFLDILGGWVTSWLWFLIIPLYYTTVKAIQKKKVNIFCYPVFITWVYLVLGLYTNLWHPMWLLFLTIPLFYYIANIIDSKNHPQEDINIEQDGYSATVEPEKESHIFRNTIIIVGSIFCAFLLILCISSVFGQNGKFTRITKFNCNANDGIHTIDLKNGSGDVNFYKSPTDYSYIEYNCEYRGYLGSLNKDTKLTKYYAGFVNITANPNSGFCLFGYFNQTTNIYLADDVYYKYDKSKKSSSVYDGTKYLTIKTGSGSVSMKSDLGINDIQLDMSSGDCDFSNLKCKSLRTYISSGSVNLVNLTCDELKTNVSSGSIDGNNVIAKSLDTVSGSGDTTLQGDFSKTKVKVSSGSVEINSESVPKYSDIDISSGSVDYIIPDTITGFKLSYEKSSGSIDSEFDLNNSLDNDKGTATYKKGSNKINAKLSSGSLDLVKYK; encoded by the coding sequence ATGAATATTGAAACGGCAAACATACTTTTGCAATATAGAAAGAAAAGTGGTCTAAGTCAGGAAGAATTAGCATCAAAAATCGGTGTCAGTAGGCAAGCTGTCAGTAAGTGGGAGAGAGCAGAGGCTTCACCTGATACTGACAATCTTATTCTATTGGCAAAGGTATATGGGGTAACTCTTGATGAACTTTTAACAGGTGACCCTGAAGAAATTTTAAATAGAAATAAGCAAGATTTAGAAGATAATAAAACTGAAGAAAATACCCAAACAGATACTGAAAAAGAACCGGAAAATAATGAAACTGATGAAAAATCAAAAGCAAAAGTATCTTTTAAAAACGGTATCCATGTTGATGACGGTAAAGATAAAGTTGATATAAGTTTTAGAAACGGTATTCATGTAGACAGTAGTGACGGTGCAAAGGTACATATTGACCGTAACGGCATAAATGTTGTTGATGAAAGTGGTAAACAAAAAGTCTATACCGATGAAAACGGTCATATATACGGTGACAAAGATTACAAAAAGAATGGCAAAAAAAATCCTGCTATGGAATTTCCAATTTGGTTAGTTTCAGTTGTGGCATTCTTTTTATTTGGTTTCTTAGATATTTTAGGTGGTTGGGTAACCAGCTGGTTGTGGTTCTTAATTATTCCACTATACTACACAACAGTAAAGGCTATACAGAAAAAGAAAGTAAATATTTTCTGTTATCCGGTATTCATTACTTGGGTATATTTAGTGTTAGGTTTGTACACCAACTTGTGGCATCCAATGTGGCTACTGTTTTTAACAATACCTTTGTTCTATTATATAGCCAATATAATAGATAGTAAAAATCATCCACAAGAAGATATTAATATAGAGCAAGATGGTTACAGTGCAACAGTAGAACCTGAGAAAGAAAGTCATATTTTTAGAAATACAATTATTATTGTAGGTTCAATTTTTTGTGCCTTTCTATTAATTCTTTGTATTTCTTCTGTTTTTGGACAAAATGGTAAATTTACAAGAATAACAAAATTCAATTGTAATGCAAATGATGGTATTCACACTATAGACTTAAAGAACGGTAGTGGTGATGTTAATTTCTATAAAAGTCCTACTGATTATAGCTATATTGAATACAATTGTGAATACAGAGGATATTTGGGTTCTTTAAATAAAGATACAAAGTTAACAAAGTATTATGCCGGATTTGTGAATATTACTGCTAATCCCAATAGTGGTTTTTGCTTATTTGGATATTTTAATCAGACTACTAATATTTATTTAGCTGATGATGTTTATTATAAATATGACAAATCAAAGAAAAGCAGTTCTGTTTATGACGGTACAAAATATTTAACAATAAAGACCGGTTCAGGCTCAGTATCTATGAAGTCAGATTTAGGCATTAATGATATTCAGTTAGATATGTCATCAGGTGATTGTGATTTTAGTAATCTAAAATGTAAATCCCTTAGAACTTATATTTCAAGTGGTAGTGTAAATTTAGTAAACCTAACTTGTGATGAACTAAAAACAAATGTTTCCAGTGGTTCTATAGATGGTAATAATGTTATTGCCAAAAGTTTAGATACTGTTTCCGGTTCAGGTGATACTACTTTACAAGGCGATTTCAGCAAAACTAAGGTAAAAGTATCAAGTGGTAGTGTTGAAATCAATAGTGAAAGTGTTCCTAAATATTCTGATATTGATATTTCTTCCGGTAGTGTTGATTATATTATTCCGGATACAATTACCGGTTTTAAGTTAAGTTACGAAAAAAGTTCAGGTAGTATTGATAGTGAATTTGACCTTAATAATTCTTTGGACAATGATAAGGGTACTGCAACTTATAAAAAAGGTAGTAACAAAATCAATGCTAAACTATCTTCCGGATCTCTAGACCTAGTAAAATATAAATAA